In Candidatus Neomarinimicrobiota bacterium, one DNA window encodes the following:
- a CDS encoding PASTA domain-containing protein, whose product MKTVYRYSITMIIVSAIGLLLLDKIVMPLYVREDAGRFLPAVTGMSFEEAKLTLELEGFVARRSDIKYTSAYSVGTVIDQYPDAMRKVKPGRTVHLTTAERERMVMIPDIIGKSIRSGRLKLSEVGLTVDSLISEFDVDIPMDVIRWQYPRAGDFLRRGSGLTVIISKGKPPDFYQVPQLFGLSLVKAEQLLTKLQLSLGSITYRQNEDLVPYTILEQSIVAGTVLGKPLPIDVTVSILDLNDVYNQLSDPKRKR is encoded by the coding sequence ATGAAAACAGTCTACCGCTATTCTATTACGATGATCATTGTGAGCGCCATAGGCTTGTTGTTGCTGGACAAAATTGTCATGCCGCTGTACGTTCGTGAGGATGCTGGCCGATTTCTTCCAGCCGTGACTGGCATGTCTTTTGAAGAGGCAAAGTTAACACTTGAACTGGAAGGTTTTGTTGCCAGGCGTAGCGACATAAAATATACCAGTGCCTATTCGGTGGGTACGGTCATAGATCAGTATCCTGACGCCATGCGAAAGGTCAAACCTGGAAGAACTGTCCATCTGACCACCGCTGAGCGTGAAAGAATGGTCATGATTCCTGATATTATTGGGAAGTCTATCCGCAGCGGGCGGCTGAAGTTAAGTGAGGTTGGATTAACGGTAGATTCACTTATCAGCGAATTCGATGTGGACATCCCCATGGATGTCATCCGCTGGCAATATCCAAGGGCAGGTGATTTTCTTCGTCGGGGTAGCGGCCTCACAGTCATCATTAGCAAGGGTAAACCACCTGACTTCTACCAGGTGCCTCAACTGTTTGGTCTCAGCCTGGTAAAAGCGGAACAGCTGCTTACAAAATTACAACTCTCACTCGGAAGCATAACTTACCGCCAGAATGAGGATCTTGTCCCTTACACTATACTTGAACAATCCATTGTTGCGGGTACCGTCTTGGGAAAACCGTTACCCATCGATGTGACAGTAAGTATACTGGATCTGAACGATGTGTATAACCAACTGTCAGACCCAAAGCGCAAACGATGA
- the hflX gene encoding GTPase HflX, with the protein MQKLGSAVLSRSNLLLGIKKISDEKTFLIGVVTGGLSLEVVEEHLDELELLSETAGAEIVGRFTQKVNRISPKYFIGKGKAEQIVNQAQMLDVNLIIFDDELSPTQVRNFLKLAESIKVIDRTGLILDIFTQHARTREAKTQVELARLEYMLPRLTRMWTHLERQMGGIGTRAGAGETQIEIDRRLVRNRISKLQREMKGIEKERETQSRRREQKFRVSLVGYTNAGKSTLLNVLTGADVYVKDQLFATLDTTVRSLALDRKREVLISDSVGFIRKLPHSLVASFRSTLKEAVDSDLLLLVVDASSSLLDEQMETVKEVLNSIGARGKETVIVANKIDLLAPAELRGLKNRFPHAVFISAKNHLRLDALLERVKKSLESSYQTAEVTFAASLGKEIASVYERVEVLEQDYQSDGVHLKIRGDSSVVEQIVAQSEDGEA; encoded by the coding sequence GTGCAGAAACTTGGATCGGCCGTGTTAAGCAGGAGTAATCTTTTGTTAGGTATTAAAAAAATATCAGACGAAAAAACTTTCCTTATTGGTGTTGTCACAGGCGGTCTGTCTCTGGAAGTTGTTGAAGAACATTTGGATGAATTAGAGCTTTTATCGGAAACAGCTGGAGCTGAGATTGTGGGACGGTTCACACAAAAAGTAAATCGTATCAGCCCAAAATATTTCATCGGCAAAGGGAAGGCGGAACAGATTGTTAATCAAGCCCAGATGCTGGACGTTAATCTGATCATCTTTGATGACGAACTTTCGCCTACACAGGTGAGGAACTTCCTGAAACTGGCCGAGTCCATAAAGGTTATTGACAGGACAGGTCTCATTTTGGACATATTCACACAGCATGCCAGGACAAGAGAAGCCAAAACGCAAGTGGAACTGGCCCGTCTTGAATACATGCTTCCGCGGTTGACGCGCATGTGGACTCACCTGGAGCGACAGATGGGCGGCATCGGAACACGGGCCGGCGCCGGTGAGACCCAGATCGAGATCGACCGGAGACTGGTTCGTAACCGCATATCGAAACTTCAGAGAGAGATGAAAGGGATTGAAAAAGAGAGGGAGACCCAGAGCCGAAGGCGGGAACAGAAATTCAGGGTTTCTCTCGTCGGATACACTAATGCAGGAAAGTCAACTCTTCTAAATGTACTAACAGGTGCTGATGTTTATGTCAAAGATCAGCTTTTCGCTACGCTGGACACCACGGTCAGATCACTTGCCCTGGATAGAAAACGTGAAGTGCTCATAAGTGATTCTGTGGGATTTATTAGGAAGCTTCCTCACTCTCTGGTGGCGTCATTCAGAAGTACACTGAAAGAGGCGGTCGATTCAGATCTACTTCTGCTTGTGGTAGATGCCAGTTCGAGCCTGCTGGATGAGCAGATGGAGACGGTAAAAGAGGTGCTCAATTCCATAGGGGCGAGAGGTAAAGAGACAGTCATAGTGGCAAACAAGATTGACTTGCTCGCACCCGCGGAATTGCGCGGTCTGAAGAATCGTTTTCCTCATGCTGTTTTTATTTCAGCTAAGAATCACCTGAGGCTTGATGCTCTCCTGGAAAGAGTAAAGAAAAGCCTGGAAAGCTCGTACCAGACTGCGGAGGTTACATTTGCCGCCTCGTTGGGGAAAGAGATTGCTTCAGTCTATGAGCGAGTGGAAGTGTTGGAACAGGATTATCAGTCAGACGGAGTTCATCTTAAAATTCGCGGTGATAGTAGTGTGGTTGAGCAGATTGTGGCTCAGTCAGAGGACGGGGAAGCCTAA